One genomic region from Sciurus carolinensis chromosome 2, mSciCar1.2, whole genome shotgun sequence encodes:
- the Sema6d gene encoding semaphorin-6D isoform X3 produces the protein MRFFLLCVHMLLLMIPQLRAVSFPEDDEPLNTVDYHYSRQYPVFRGRPSGNESQHRLDFQLMLKIRDTLYIAGRDQVYTVNLNEIPKTEVIPSKKLTWRSRQQDRENCAMKGKHKDECHNFIKVFVPRNDEMVFVCGTNAFNPMCRYYRLNTLEYDGEEISGLARCPFDARQTNVALFADGKLYSATVADFLASDAVIYRSMGDGSALRTIKYDSKWIKEPHFLHAIEYGNYVYFFFREIAVEHNNLGKAVYSRVARICKNDMGGSQRVLEKHWTSFLKARLNCSVPGDSFFYFDVLQSITDIIQINGIPTVVGVFTTQLNSIPGSAVCAFSMDDIEKVFKGRFKEQKTPDSVWTAVPEDKVPKPRPGCCAKHGLAEAYKTSIDFPDETLSFIKSHPLMDSAVPPIADEPWFTKTRVRYRLTAIAVDRSAGPHQNYTVIFVGSEAGVVLKVLAKTSPFSLNDSVLLEEIEAYNHAKCNAENEEDKKVISLQLDKDHHALYVAFSSCVIRIPLSRCERYGSCKKSCIASRDPYCGWLSQGACGRVTPGMLAGGYEQDIEYGNTAHLGDCHEILPTSTTPDYKIFGGPTSDMEVSSSSVITVASIPEITPKVIDTWRPKLTSSRKFVVQDDPNTSDFTDPLSGIPKGVRWEVQSGESNQMVHMNVLITCVFAAFVLGAFIAGVAVYCYRDMFVRKNRKIHKDAESAQSCTDSSGSFAKLNGLFDSPVKEYQQNIDSPKLYSNLLTSRKELPPSGDTKSMVMDHRGQPPELAALPTPESTPVLHQKTLQAMKSHSDKAHGHAASRKETPQFFPSSPPPHSPLSHGHIPSAIVLPNATHDYNTSFSNSNAHKAEKKLQSIDHPLTKSSGKRDHRRSVDSRNTLNDLLKHLNDPNSNPKAIMGDIQMAHQTLMLDPVGPMSEVPPKVPNREASLYSPPSTLPRNSPTKRVDVPTTPGVPMTSLERQRGYHKNSSQRHSISAMPKNLNSPNGVLLSRQPTMNRGGYMPTPTGAKVDYIQGTPVSVHLQPSLSRQSSYTSNGTLPRTGLKRTPSLKPDVPPKPSFVPQTTSVRPLNKYTY, from the exons ATGAGGTTCTTCCTACTTTGTGTCCACATGCTGCTCCTGATGATTCCTCAGTTGAGGGCTGTCAGCTTTCCTGAAGACGACGAGCCCCTCAATACTGTCGACTATCACT ATTCAAGGCAATATCCGGTTTTTAGAGGACGCCCTTCAGGCAATGAATCGCAGCACAGGCTGGACTTTCAGCTGATGTTGAAAATTCGAGACACACTTTATATTGCTGGCAG GGATCAAGTTTATACAGTAAACTTAAATGAAATCCCCAAAACAGAAGTAATACCAAGCAAG AAACTGACATGGCGGTCAAGACAACAGGATCGAGAGAACTGTGCTATGAAAGGCAAACATAAA GATGAATGCCACAACTTTATCAAAGTATTTGTTCCAAGAAATGACGAGatggtttttgtttgtggtacCAATGCATTCAATCCTATGTGTAGGTACTATAGG ttgaATACCTTAGAGTATGATGGAGAAGAAATTAGTGGCCTGGCAAGATGCCCATTTGATGCCAGACAAACCAATGTTGCCCTCTTTGCTG ATGGGAAGCTATATTCTGCCACAGTGGCTGACTTCTTGGCCAGCGATGCTGTTATTTATCGAAGCATGGGCGATGGATCTGCCCTTCGCACAATAAAATATGATTCCAAATGGATAAAAG agccaCACTTTCTTCATGCCATAGAATATGGAAActatgtttatttcttctttcgaGAAATTGCTGTAGAACATAATAATTTAGGCAAG GCTGTCTATTCCCGTGTGGCCCGCATATGTAAAAACGACATGGGTGGCTCCCAGCGGGTCCTGGAGAAACACTGGACATCATTTCTGAAGGCTCGGCTTAACTGTTCTGTCCCTGGAGATTCGTTTTTCTACTTTGATGTTCTGCAGTCTATTACAGACATAATACAAATCAATGGCATCCCCACTGTGGTCGGGGTGTTTACCACTCAGCTCAACAG caTTCCTGGTTCAGCAGTCTGTGCATTTAGCATGGATGACATTGAAAAAGTATTCAAAGGACGattcaaagaacagaaaacacCAGATTCTGTTTGGACAGCAGTCCCCGAAGACAAAGTTCCAAAACCAAg GCCTGGCTGTTGTGCAAAACATGGCCTTGCTGAAGCTTACAAAACCTCCATTGATTTTCCGGATGAGACCCTGTCCTTCATCAAATCCCACCCCCTGATGGACTCTGCCGTTCCACCTATTGCTGATGAGCCCTGGTTCACAAAGACTCGGGTCAG GTACAGATTGACAGCCATCGCGGTGGACCGTTCTGCAGGGCCCCACCAGAACTACACAGTCATCTTCGTTGGCTCTGAAGCCGGTGTGGTACTTAAAGTTTTGGCAAAGACCAGTCCCTTCTCTTTGAATGACAGCGTATTACTGGAAGAGATTGAAGCTTACAACCATGCAAA GTGCAATGCTGAGAATGAAGAAGACAAAAAGGTCATCTCATTACAGCTGGATAAAGACCACCATGCATTGTACGTAGCATTCTCCAGCTGTGTTATCCGCATCCCCCTGAGCCGCTGCGAGCGATATGGATCATGTAAAAA GTCTTGTATTGCATCTCGTGACCCGTACTGTGGCTGGTTAAGCCAGGGAGCCTGCGGGAGAGTGACCCCAGGGATGCT TGCTGGAGGATATGAACAAGACATAGAATACGGCAACACCGCCCATCTAGGGGATTGCCATG aaattttgCCTACTTCAACTACACCAGATTACAAAATATTTGGCGGTCCAACATCtg ACATGGAGGTATCTTCATCTTCTGTTATCACAGTGGCAAGTATCCCAGAAATTACACCCAAAGTGATTGATACCTGGAGACCTAAACTGACGAGCTCCCGGAAATTTGTAGTTCAAGATGACCCAAACACTTCTGATTTTACTGATCCTTTATCGGGTATCCCAAAGG GTGTGCGATGGGAAGTCCAGTCTGGAGAGTCTAACCAGATGGTCCATATGAACGTCCTCATCACCTGTGTCTTTGCTGCTTTTGTTTTGGGGGCATTCATTGCAGGGGTAGCAGTATACTGCTATCGTGACATGTTTGTCCGGAAGAACAGAAAGATCCATAAAGATGCAGAATCCGCCCAGTCATGCACAGACTCCAGTGGAAGTTTTGCCAAACTGAATGGTCTCTTTGATAGCCCAGTTAAGGAATACCAACAGAATATTGATTCTCCTAAACTCTATAGCAACCTGCTGACCAGTCGGAAAGAGCTGCCACCCAGTGGAGATACAAAATCCATGGTGATGGACCATCGAGGCCAACCTCCAGAGCTGGCTGCTCTCCCCACACCGGAGTCCACTCCTGTGCTTCACCAGAAGACCCTGCAGGCCATGAAGAGCCATTCAGACAAGGCTCATGGCCATGCAGCTTCAAGGAAAGAAACCCCCCAGTTTTTTCCTTCCAGTCCTCCACCCCACTCCCCACTAAGTCATgggcacatccccagtgccaTTGTTCTTCCAAATGCTACCCATGACTACAATACATCTTTCTCAAACTCCAATGCTCATAAAGCTGAAAAGAAGCTTCAAAGTATTGATCACCCTCTTACAAAGTCATCAGGTAAGAGAGATCACCGGCGTTCTGTGGATTCCAGAAATACCCTCAATGATCTCCTGAAACATCTAAATGACCCCAACAGTAACCCCAAAGCCATCATGGGAGACATCCAAATGGCCCACCAGACCCTAATGCTGGATCCTGTGGGACCTATGTCTGAGGTCCCACCCAAGGTCCCCAACAGGGAGGCATCACTCTATTCACCTCCTTCAACGCTCCCCAGGAATAGTCCAACCAAGCGAGTGGACGTCCCCACCACTCCTGGGGTCCCAATGACTTCTCTGGAAAGACAAAGGGGTTATCACAAAAATTCTTCCCAGAGGCACTCTATATCTGCTATGCCTAAAAACTTAAACTCACCAAATGGTGTTTTGTTATCTAGACAGCCTACTATGAACCGTGGAGGATACATGCCCACCCCCACGGGGGCGAAGGTGGACTATATTCAGGGGACACCCGTGAGTGTTCATCTGCAGCCTTCCCTCTCCAGACAGAGCAGCTACACCAGTAATGGCACCCTTCCCAGGACGGGACTAAAGAGGACACCGTCCTTAAAACCTGATGTGCCACCAAAGCCTTCCTTTGTTCCTCAAACCACGTCTGTCAGACCACTGAATAAATACACTTACTAG
- the Sema6d gene encoding semaphorin-6D isoform X11, with the protein MRFFLLCVHMLLLMIPQLRAVSFPEDDEPLNTVDYHYSRQYPVFRGRPSGNESQHRLDFQLMLKIRDTLYIAGRDQVYTVNLNEIPKTEVIPSKKLTWRSRQQDRENCAMKGKHKDECHNFIKVFVPRNDEMVFVCGTNAFNPMCRYYRLNTLEYDGEEISGLARCPFDARQTNVALFADGKLYSATVADFLASDAVIYRSMGDGSALRTIKYDSKWIKEPHFLHAIEYGNYVYFFFREIAVEHNNLGKAVYSRVARICKNDMGGSQRVLEKHWTSFLKARLNCSVPGDSFFYFDVLQSITDIIQINGIPTVVGVFTTQLNSIPGSAVCAFSMDDIEKVFKGRFKEQKTPDSVWTAVPEDKVPKPRPGCCAKHGLAEAYKTSIDFPDETLSFIKSHPLMDSAVPPIADEPWFTKTRVRYRLTAIAVDRSAGPHQNYTVIFVGSEAGVVLKVLAKTSPFSLNDSVLLEEIEAYNHAKCNAENEEDKKVISLQLDKDHHALYVAFSSCVIRIPLSRCERYGSCKKSCIASRDPYCGWLSQGACGRVTPGMLLLTEDFFAFHNHSAGGYEQDIEYGNTAHLGDCHEILPTSTTPDYKIFGGPTSDMEVSSSSVITVASIPEITPKVIDTWRPKLTSSRKFVVQDDPNTSDFTDPLSGIPKGVRWEVQSGESNQMVHMNVLITCVFAAFVLGAFIAGVAVYCYRDMFVRKNRKIHKDAESAQSCTDSSGSFAKLNGLFDSPVKEYQQNIDSPKLYSNLLTSRKELPPSGDTKSMVMDHRGQPPELAALPTPESTPVLHQKTLQAMKSHSDKAHGHAASRKETPQFFPSSPPPHSPLSHGHIPSAIVLPNATHDYNTSFSNSNAHKAEKKLQSIDHPLTKSSDSLL; encoded by the exons ATGAGGTTCTTCCTACTTTGTGTCCACATGCTGCTCCTGATGATTCCTCAGTTGAGGGCTGTCAGCTTTCCTGAAGACGACGAGCCCCTCAATACTGTCGACTATCACT ATTCAAGGCAATATCCGGTTTTTAGAGGACGCCCTTCAGGCAATGAATCGCAGCACAGGCTGGACTTTCAGCTGATGTTGAAAATTCGAGACACACTTTATATTGCTGGCAG GGATCAAGTTTATACAGTAAACTTAAATGAAATCCCCAAAACAGAAGTAATACCAAGCAAG AAACTGACATGGCGGTCAAGACAACAGGATCGAGAGAACTGTGCTATGAAAGGCAAACATAAA GATGAATGCCACAACTTTATCAAAGTATTTGTTCCAAGAAATGACGAGatggtttttgtttgtggtacCAATGCATTCAATCCTATGTGTAGGTACTATAGG ttgaATACCTTAGAGTATGATGGAGAAGAAATTAGTGGCCTGGCAAGATGCCCATTTGATGCCAGACAAACCAATGTTGCCCTCTTTGCTG ATGGGAAGCTATATTCTGCCACAGTGGCTGACTTCTTGGCCAGCGATGCTGTTATTTATCGAAGCATGGGCGATGGATCTGCCCTTCGCACAATAAAATATGATTCCAAATGGATAAAAG agccaCACTTTCTTCATGCCATAGAATATGGAAActatgtttatttcttctttcgaGAAATTGCTGTAGAACATAATAATTTAGGCAAG GCTGTCTATTCCCGTGTGGCCCGCATATGTAAAAACGACATGGGTGGCTCCCAGCGGGTCCTGGAGAAACACTGGACATCATTTCTGAAGGCTCGGCTTAACTGTTCTGTCCCTGGAGATTCGTTTTTCTACTTTGATGTTCTGCAGTCTATTACAGACATAATACAAATCAATGGCATCCCCACTGTGGTCGGGGTGTTTACCACTCAGCTCAACAG caTTCCTGGTTCAGCAGTCTGTGCATTTAGCATGGATGACATTGAAAAAGTATTCAAAGGACGattcaaagaacagaaaacacCAGATTCTGTTTGGACAGCAGTCCCCGAAGACAAAGTTCCAAAACCAAg GCCTGGCTGTTGTGCAAAACATGGCCTTGCTGAAGCTTACAAAACCTCCATTGATTTTCCGGATGAGACCCTGTCCTTCATCAAATCCCACCCCCTGATGGACTCTGCCGTTCCACCTATTGCTGATGAGCCCTGGTTCACAAAGACTCGGGTCAG GTACAGATTGACAGCCATCGCGGTGGACCGTTCTGCAGGGCCCCACCAGAACTACACAGTCATCTTCGTTGGCTCTGAAGCCGGTGTGGTACTTAAAGTTTTGGCAAAGACCAGTCCCTTCTCTTTGAATGACAGCGTATTACTGGAAGAGATTGAAGCTTACAACCATGCAAA GTGCAATGCTGAGAATGAAGAAGACAAAAAGGTCATCTCATTACAGCTGGATAAAGACCACCATGCATTGTACGTAGCATTCTCCAGCTGTGTTATCCGCATCCCCCTGAGCCGCTGCGAGCGATATGGATCATGTAAAAA GTCTTGTATTGCATCTCGTGACCCGTACTGTGGCTGGTTAAGCCAGGGAGCCTGCGGGAGAGTGACCCCAGGGATGCT GCTGCTAACTGAAGACTTCTTTGCTTTCCATAACCACAGTGCTGGAGGATATGAACAAGACATAGAATACGGCAACACCGCCCATCTAGGGGATTGCCATG aaattttgCCTACTTCAACTACACCAGATTACAAAATATTTGGCGGTCCAACATCtg ACATGGAGGTATCTTCATCTTCTGTTATCACAGTGGCAAGTATCCCAGAAATTACACCCAAAGTGATTGATACCTGGAGACCTAAACTGACGAGCTCCCGGAAATTTGTAGTTCAAGATGACCCAAACACTTCTGATTTTACTGATCCTTTATCGGGTATCCCAAAGG GTGTGCGATGGGAAGTCCAGTCTGGAGAGTCTAACCAGATGGTCCATATGAACGTCCTCATCACCTGTGTCTTTGCTGCTTTTGTTTTGGGGGCATTCATTGCAGGGGTAGCAGTATACTGCTATCGTGACATGTTTGTCCGGAAGAACAGAAAGATCCATAAAGATGCAGAATCCGCCCAGTCATGCACAGACTCCAGTGGAAGTTTTGCCAAACTGAATGGTCTCTTTGATAGCCCAGTTAAGGAATACCAACAGAATATTGATTCTCCTAAACTCTATAGCAACCTGCTGACCAGTCGGAAAGAGCTGCCACCCAGTGGAGATACAAAATCCATGGTGATGGACCATCGAGGCCAACCTCCAGAGCTGGCTGCTCTCCCCACACCGGAGTCCACTCCTGTGCTTCACCAGAAGACCCTGCAGGCCATGAAGAGCCATTCAGACAAGGCTCATGGCCATGCAGCTTCAAGGAAAGAAACCCCCCAGTTTTTTCCTTCCAGTCCTCCACCCCACTCCCCACTAAGTCATgggcacatccccagtgccaTTGTTCTTCCAAATGCTACCCATGACTACAATACATCTTTCTCAAACTCCAATGCTCATAAAGCTGAAAAGAAGCTTCAAAGTATTGATCACCCTCTTACAAAGTCATCAG ACAGCCTACTATGA